The Budorcas taxicolor isolate Tak-1 chromosome 2, Takin1.1, whole genome shotgun sequence genome window below encodes:
- the LOC128067117 gene encoding 60S ribosomal protein L21, with product MTNTKGKRRGTRYMFSRPFRKHGVVPLATYMRIYRKGDIVDIKGMGTVQKGMPHKCYHGKTGRVYNVTQHAVGIIVNKQVKGKILAKRINVRIEHIKHSKSRDSFLKRVKENDQKKKEAKEKGTWVQLKRQPAPPREAHFVRTNGKEPELLEPIPYEFMA from the coding sequence ATGACCAACACAAAGGGAAAGAGGCGGGGCACCCGCTACATGTTCTCCAGGCCTTTCAGAAAACATGGAGTTGTTCCTTTGGCCACATACATGCGGATCTACAGGAAGGGTGATATTGTAGATATCAAGGGAATGGGTACTGTTCAAAAAGGAATGCCCCACAAATGTTACCATGGCAAAACTGGGAGAGTCTACAATGTTACCCAGCATGCTGTTGGCATCATTGTAAACAAACAGGTTAAGGGCaagattcttgccaagagaattaaTGTGCGTATTGAGCATATTAAGCACTCTAAGAGCCGAGATAGCTTCCTGAAACGTGTGaaggaaaatgatcagaaaaagaaggaagccaaAGAGAAAGGGACTTGGGTTCAGCTGAAGCGCCAGCCTGCTCCACCTAGAGAAGCACACTTTGTGAGGACCAATGGAAAGGAACCCGAACTGTTGGAGCCCATCCCCTATGAATTCATGGCCTGA